The Desulfobacterales bacterium genome includes the window AGGAAGACGGCTATTTAGATTTCTCAAAAATCTTAATTAAATTTCAAGAATTTATGCGCAAAGAATACAGTGAGAGAGAAGCTTCTTTTTTAGAGCGAAACGGAAGATTAATTTTTTTAGCTTTTTTAAAACCCGTCATTAATGGGAAAGGGTATGATTTTAAAGAAGTTCAGATATCAGAAGAAAAAAGATTAGACGTTGTTGTAACCTATTTGGAACGCAGCTATGTAGTAGAATTGAAAGTCTGGCATGGTTCAGAAGCTCATGCAAAAGGGATTTTACAGTTAAAAGATTACATAGACAGGGTTGATGTAAATGAAGGATATTTGATAATTTATGATTTTCGCGGAAAAAAAGAATGGAAACAGGAACGGATAATTGTTGAAAATAAAGAAATTTTTATGATTTGGGTCTAAAAATTTAGAAATAATTTTTTATTTTATTATTGATATTCTTATCAAGAATAAATAATAGAGTTAATAAATAATTTGAGGTTGCTTGTATAATCATATTTTAGCATCCAATATTTAATAATTTTTTATTATTAACTGACACGCTATTCAGCTTACTAAGGCTAAACTTAAAGGCTAATACAAATTTTATTATCTAAAATCAGAAATGATATGTCACTTTATTTAGGAGGTATAATTTATGGCAATAAAAAATCCAGATAAACTTGTAGATGTTATTGTATCTTGGATAAAAGAGCGCATGGACGATGCGAATGTATCTAAGCTTTCAGTTGATATTTCTGGAGGCATTGATTCTGCTGTAACAGTAGCTCTTTCAGTTAAAACAGCCGGCAATGATAATGTAATCGGCTCATATAGCGGCTGTCATTCAAGTAAAGAATCATTAGAATTTGCAAGGCTTGTTGCTGATAAATTTAAATTTAAACTTGTTGAATATAGTTTTGAAAAAGCTTTTGATTTAATTGTAAATCAATGTAAAGAAGAGTTTAAAAGGCTTAATATTGAATTTCCAGACATGAATGATCCTAAAAATAGAGTAATTTGGGGTTCTCTCCGTTCAACTCTTAGAGCTCCTATAGGAAGATTTACAAACAGAGCTTTCGGAGGAGGACTTAGAGTTGGTACTGGAAACAGAGACGAAGACGAGCTTGTTAGATTTTATCAAAAAGGCGGAGACGGTGAAGTTGATATAAATCCAATAGCCGGTCTTTTTAAAAGTGAAGTCTGGGAGCTTGCAAAATACTTAGGTGTACCTCAACCTATTATTGACGCAGTTCCATCTCCAGACCTTTGGGCTATCGGAAAAG containing:
- the nadE gene encoding NAD(+) synthase — encoded protein: MAIKNPDKLVDVIVSWIKERMDDANVSKLSVDISGGIDSAVTVALSVKTAGNDNVIGSYSGCHSSKESLEFARLVADKFKFKLVEYSFEKAFDLIVNQCKEEFKRLNIEFPDMNDPKNRVIWGSLRSTLRAPIGRFTNRAFGGGLRVGTGNRDEDELVRFYQKGGDGEVDINPIAGLFKSEVWELAKYLGVPQPIIDAVPSPDLWAIGKEHTDEKELEQITGVELTYTRPGKSAGTIEWVSRENEKNGIITGIDGNLGSEELIKKYGYTDKQVKIISTIRHLEKITRHKAVPPPHIERETMLKAGVIE